The sequence GAGGTGGGCTTCCCACTTAGATGCTTTCAGCGGTTATCCGCTCCGCACTTGGCTACCCTGCGTTTACCGTTGGCACGATAACAGGTACACCAGAGGTGCGTTCTTCCCGGTCCTCTCGTACTAGGGAAGACTCCTCTCAATGCTCTTACGCCTGCACCGGATATGGACCGAACTGTCTCACGACGTTCTGAACCCAGCTCACGTACCGCTTTAATGGGCGAACAGCCCAACCCTTGGGACGTACTACCGCCCCAGGTTGCGATGAGCCGACATCGAGGTGCCAAACCTCCCCGTCGATGTGAACTCTTGGGGGAGATCAGCCTGTTATCCCTAGAGTAACTTTTATCCGTTGAGCGACGGCCCTTCCACTCAGTGCCGTCGGATCACTAAAACCGACTTTCGTCCCTGCTCGACTTGTTGGTCTCACAGTCAAGCTCCCTTCTGCCTTTACACTCTGCGGCTGATTTCCAACCAGCCTGAGGGAACCTTTGCGCGCCTCCGTTACCATTTAGGAGGCGACCGCCCCAGTCAAACTGCCCACCTGACACTGTCCCTTTGGTTAGAATTCTAGCCCTGCTAGAGTGGTATCTCACTGACGGCTCCTCATCCCCCACAAGGAATGTCTCTTAGCCTCCCACCTATCCTGCGCAAGCAGAGCCCGAACCCAATGCCAGGCTACAGTAAAGCTTCATAGGGTCTTTCTGTCCAGGTGCAGGTAGTCCGTATCTTCACAGACAATCCTATTTCGCCGAGCCTCTCTCCGAGACAGCTCCCAGATCGTTACGCCTTTCGTGCGGGTCGGAACTTACCCGACAAGGAATTTCGCTACCTTAGGACCGTTATAGTTACGGCCGCCGTTCACCGGGGCTTCGGTCGCTAGCTTCATCCGAAGACTGACCAACTTCCTTAACCTTCCGGCACTGGGCAGGCGTCAGCCCCTATACATCCTCTTTCGAGTTCGCAGAGACCTGTGTTTTTGGTAAACAGTCGCCTGGGACTCTTCACTGCGACCCACGTCTTAGGTGGGCACCCCTTCTCCCGAAGTTACGGGGCCATTTTGCCGAGTTCCTTAGAGAGAGTTATCTCGCGCCCCTTAGTATCCTCAACTCACCTACCTGTGTCGGTTTAGGGTACGGGTACACATCGTTCATCACATATAAAGCTTTTCTTGGCACTACTCTTCACCATGCAGGGGTCGTAACCCCCTCCCAATCCATTAAGGGTATGGCTATCCATCATGCGTCACTCTATATGCTCCCGATATATAGTCAGGGAATATTAACCCTATGTCCATCGACTACGCCCTTCGGCTTCGCCTTAGGTCCCGACTAACCCTCCGCGGACGAGCCTTCCGGAGGAATCCTTAGGTTTTTGGGGCATGTGATTCTCACACATGTTTTCGCTACTCAAGCCGACATTCTCACTTCTGCCTCGTCCACATCTGCTTACGCTAATGCTTCTCACTACTGCAGAACGCTCCCCTACCACTTGTATTACAAGTCCACAGCTTCGGTAGGATGCTTAGCCCCGTTCATTTTCGGCGCAGGATCGCTTGACCAGTGAGCTATTACGCACTCTTTTAAGGATGGCTGCTTCTAGGCAAACCTCCTGGTTGTCTCTGCAATCCCACCTCCTTTATCACTTAGCATCCATTTTGGGACCTTAGCTGGTGGTCTGGGCTGTTTCCCTCTCGACGATGGAGCTTATCCCTCACCGTCTTACTGGCAACGTGTTCTCTAGGTATTCTGAGTTTGTCTCGATTTGGTACCGCTCTCGCAGCCCGCACCGAAACAGTGCTTTACCCCCTAGATTTAATCGTTACCGCTGCGCCTAAACACATTTCGGGGAGAACCAGCTAGCTCCGGGTTCGATTGGCATTTCACCCCTAACCACACCTCATCCGCTGATTTTTCAACATCAGTCGGTTCGGACCTCCACTTGGTGTTACCCAAGCTTCATCCTGGACATGGTTAGATCACCCGGGTTCGGGTCTATAAAATGTGACTTCGCCCTATTCAGACTCGGTTTCCCTTTGGCTCCGGCATTCCCGCCTTAACCTGCCACATCCTATAAGTCGCCGGCTCATTCTTCAACAGGCACACCATCACACGTTAAATCGTGCTCTGATTGCTTGTAAGCTTACGGTTTCATGTTCTATTTCACTCCCCTCCCGGGGTTCTTTTCACCTTTCCCTCGCGGTACTATTTCGCTATCGGTCACACAGGAGTATTTAGCCTTTCGAGGTGGTCCTCGATGATTCACACGGGATTTCACGTGCCCCATGCTACTCGGGATTCGACTGAGCAATTTCAACTTTCAACTACAGGACTCTCACCTTCTCTGGTACAGCTCTCAACTGTTTCGTCTAGTCTCCATCATCTCGTTCTGTCGTCCCACAACCCCAGCAGTCGTAACCACTGGTTTAGGCTGTTCCCGTTTCGCTCGCCGCTACTCGGGGAATCGCGTTTGCTTTCTCTTCCTCTGGCTACTAAGATGTTTCAATTCGCCAGGTTCGCTCTTTCGTTATTGGGTTGCCCCATTCGGACACCTCCGGATCAATGTTCGCTTCCAACTCCCCGGAGCATTTCGCTGGTAGCCGCGTCCTTCTTCGCCTCTGTGTGCCTAGGTATCCACCGTAAGCCCTTTATAGCTTGACCGCTATTCGGCTAGATTTCTGTTTCTTGGTTCATCAACACTGCTCTCACAGCATTGACTACTACCTGCTTCTCTCACTATGTAATTGTCAAGGTTCTTACTGGATTCGCATCCAGCAGCCTAATTCTTCAACTAGGGTGCTAAATCCGTATCATGGCGAGGTATGGAGGTAAGCGGACTCGAACCGCTGACATCCTGCTTGCAAAGCAGGCGCTCTACCAACTGAGCTATACCCCCGCTACAAGTGGGCCATCCTGGACTCGAACCAGGGACCTCACCCTTATCAGGGGTGCGCTCTAACCACCTGAGCTAATAGCCCATACTCGGTTCCCTCTTCCAAACCGAACTCGTTTGAAAACCAGACGCACTGAAACCCGCTCGACCTTGGTTGACCTCTATCACTTCCTAATCCGTTTTGTTTCGGAATGTAATAGGGCAGGTCTCCCTTAAAGGAGGTGATCCAGCCACACCTTCCGGTACGGCTACCTTGTTACGACTTCACCCCAGTCATCAGCCCTGCCTTCGGCGTCCTCCTCCGCGAACGGTTGGAGTAACGACTTCGGGCGTGGCCAACTCCCATGGTGTGACGGGCGGTGTGTACAAGGCCCGGGAACGTATTCACCCCAGTATGCTGACCTGGGATTACTAGCGATTCCTCCTTCATGCAGGCGAGTTGCAGCCTGCAATCTGAACTGAGCCACGGTTTATGGGATTTGCTCACCATCGCTGGTTGGCTGCCCTTTGTCCGCAGCATTGTAGTACGTGTGTAGCCCAAGACGTAAGGGGCATGATGACTTGACGTCATCCTCACCTTCCTCCGGTTTGTCACCGGCAGTCTCCCTAGAGTGCCCAACTTAATGATGGCAACTAAGAACGAGGGTTGCGCTCGTTGCGGGACTTAACCCAACATCTCACGACACGAGCTGACGACAGCCATGCACCACCTGTGTCCGCGCTCCCGTAGGCACTCCCTCATCTCTGAAGGATTCGCGGCATGTCAAGCCTTGGTAAGGTTCTTCGCGTTGCATCGAATTAAACCACATACTCCACCGCTTGTGCGGGCCCCCGTCAATTCCTTTGAGTTTCACTCTTGCGAGCGTACTCCCCAGGCGGAACACTTAACGCGTTGGCTACGGCACTGCCCGGGTCGATACGGGCAACACCTAGTGTTCATCGTTTACGGCTAGGACTACAGGGGTATCTAATCCCTTTCGCTCCCCTAGCTTTCGTCCATCAGTGTCAGTTGTGGCCCAGTAGAGCGCCTTCGCCACCGGTGTTCTTCCCAATATCTACGCATTTCACCGCTACACTGGGAATTCCCTCTACCCCTACCACACTCTAGCTATGCAGTTTCCACCGCCTTTACGGAGTTTAGCTCCGCTATTTAACAGCAGACTTGCTTAGCCACCTACGGACGCTTTACGCCCAATAATTCCGGATAACGCTTGCATCCTCCGTATTACCGCGGCTGCTGGCACGGAGTTAGCCGATGCTGATTCCTCAGGTACCGTCAGTTCTTCTTCCCTGAGAAAAGAGGTTTACAATCCACAGACCTTCCTCCCTCACGCGGTCTTGCTCCGTCAGGCTTTCGCCCATTGCGGAAAATTCCCCACTGCTGCCTCCCGTAGGAGTCTGGGCCGTGTCTCAGTCCCAGTGTGGCTGATCATCCTCTCAGACCAGCTACTGATCGTCGCCTTGGTAGGCCGTTACCCCACCAACTAGCTAATCAGACGCGAGCTCCTCCTCAGGCCATTAATGTTTCACCTCTCGGCATATGGGGTATTAGCAGTCGTTTCCAACTGTTGTCCCCCTCCTAAGGGCAGATTCTCACGCGTTACTCACCCGTCCGCCACTAAATCCCGAAGGATTCCGTTCGACTTGCATGTGTTAAGCAGACCGCCAGCGTTCATCCTGAGCCAGGATCAAACTCTCCGTGTTTGGTCATTAATTAAACTCTCGCTCAACTAATTAACCGCAAGCTATCCTGTACCCGGTTACCCGGTCGGAATCATTCATCAAGAACCGAAGCTCTTAATCAATATCCCTTCATTTCATTTACGGGTTCACTTTATGTGCTATTCTGGCTTTCAAACTATTTCGTTTTATCGGTTCGGTCTCCCTCGGTCCGGGCGGCTTTCGTTGCCCTTCCCTCAGGCGCTTAACCAATATATCCAACCTGTCTAGACTTGTCAACACCCTTGGCATTTTCTTTTTTCAGCGACTGAAACTCTCTCCACACAAGCAGTTCAGACGTTAAGCTCCTTAAAAACCACCGATTTTTCCTCAGATCTTCGAGATTTTCTTGGGAAAACTGGAGGAGTATTCCCCGACAAAAATCTCCAAAAGCCTTACTGAGAAAGCTTTTTAGAGAATTTGAAACATCCTGATCTTTTTTCCAAGAGACTTGTGCCTTTCCACAAGACGGGGCGGCATTGGGGCTAGAGTTGAACCTAGTACTCTTATAGATGCAGTCCTAGGATGAAATCACAGGTATCAGCTCCCATCGCAAGTTTACCGCCGGCGCTTATTTTGAACCCAATGCTTGAAGACTGGCTGCGGGAGGATATTGGGCGGGGCGATCGCACCACCCAGGGCTTGGTCAAAGCTAGCCAGACGATGGGAGCGGCTGAGTGGCGGGCAAAAGGAGCTGGCGTTATTGCTGGGTTGCCATTAGCAGAGCGAGTGTTTCATCTAGTGAGCCCAGATGTGACCTGTACCACCCTGGTAGAAGAAGGGCAACGGGTGGAGCCAGGGCAGGTTGTGTTGCGAATGCATGGGCTATTGACCGCGTTGCTAATGGGCGAGCGGGTGGCGTTGAATCTAGCGATGCACTTGAGCGGCATTGCTACGATGACCCGACGTTATGTAGAGGCGATCGCTGATTTGCCCACCTGTTTAGTCGATACTCGAAAAACCACGCCGGGTCTACGCCTGCTGGAGAAATATGCCATCCAGGTCGGTGGGGCGATGAATCACCGCATGGGGCTCGACGATGCCGTGATGATTAAAGACAATCACATTGCGGTAGCGGGGGGAATTGCGGCGGCGATC comes from Candidatus Obscuribacterales bacterium and encodes:
- the nadC gene encoding carboxylating nicotinate-nucleotide diphosphorylase; this encodes MLEDWLREDIGRGDRTTQGLVKASQTMGAAEWRAKGAGVIAGLPLAERVFHLVSPDVTCTTLVEEGQRVEPGQVVLRMHGLLTALLMGERVALNLAMHLSGIATMTRRYVEAIADLPTCLVDTRKTTPGLRLLEKYAIQVGGAMNHRMGLDDAVMIKDNHIAVAGGIAAAIAQIRSSMPYPLTIEVETETLEQVHEALDAGADIIMLDNMPPETMVQAVHLIRQQSDRILIEASGNVTLETLRAIAETGVDYISSSAPITRSPWLDLSMRIVT